One part of the Lotus japonicus ecotype B-129 chromosome 2, LjGifu_v1.2 genome encodes these proteins:
- the LOC130738967 gene encoding probable chlorophyll(ide) b reductase NYC1, chloroplastic isoform X2 encodes MATVVKLHVFPESFNIHGKRLLRRGFGSSSSPGVLGLGHNFDGFSVKQCRAFKSEESEGLKEKKIRTLKKNEVKIRRESGFWSSLNSVLLRNFMGGSKSEDEFHQAMVKVEEVLSSIAVQIGRYIVTMMSTGVILAIGFQMSGGDNQMDALIWYSWLGGVIIGTMIGANMVLEEHCRAGPRNVVITGSTRGLGKALAREFLLSGDRVIVTSRSPESVEATVKELEENLKEGIASAVGSTLTKLSQAKVVGIACDVCEPRDVQRLANFAVNELGYIDIWINNAGANKGFRPLLEFSDEDIQQIVSTNLVGSILCTREAMRIMRNQVKAGHIFNMDGAGSGGTSTPLTAVYGSTKCGLRQFQGSLLKECKRSKVGVHTASPGMVLTDLLLSGSTVQNRQMFNIICELPETVARTLVPRMRVVKGTGKAINYLTPPRILLALVTAWLRRGRWFDAQGRALYAAEADRLRNWAENRARFSINDAMEMYTEDTWLSVFSLSVVCAFIILSSTGNNLPGT; translated from the exons ATGGCTACTGTTGTGAAGCTCCATGTTTTTCCAGAAAGTTTCAATATTCATGGGAAGAGGTTGCTTAGGAGGGGTTTTGGGTCATCAAGTTCTCCTGGGGTGCTTGGTTTAGGCCATAATTTTGATGGGTTTTCTGTGAAACAGTGTAGGGCCTTTAAGAGTGAGGAGAGTGAGGGTTTGAAGGAGAAAAAGATTCGaactttgaagaaaaatgagGTGAAAATTAGAAGGGAAAGTGGGTTTTGGAGTTCACTCAACTCTGTCTTGTTGAGGAATTTCATGGGGGGTTCTAAATCTGAGGATGAGTTTCATCAAGCTATGGTGAAAGTGGAGGAAGTGTTATCTTCG ATTGCTGTTCAAATTGGAAGATATATTGTGACCATGATGAGCACTGGGGTTattcttgcaattggatttcaGATGTCAG GTGGAGACAATCAGATGGATGCATTGATATGGTATAGCTGGCTTGGAGGAGTTATCATTGGGACAATGATTGGTGCTAACATGGTCTTGGAGGAACATTGCCGTGCTGGTCCACGTAATGTTGTCATCACAGGGAG TACAAGGGGATTGGGCAAGGCCCTGGCTCGGGAATTTCTTCTTTCTGGAGACCGTGTAATAGTTACCTCTCGCAG CCCTGAATCTGTGGAAGCAACTGTGAAAGAGCTTGAGGAAAATCTGAAGGAAGGAATTGCCAGTGCAGTTGGCTCAACTCTAACAAAACTTTCTCAGGCAAAGGTGGTAGGCATTGCTTGTGATGTCTGCGAGCCTCGTGATGTGCAGAGATTGGCGAACTTTGCTGTCAATGAGCTTGGTTATATTGACATTTGG ATTAACAATGCTGGGGCAAATAAAGGTTTTAGACCGCTGCTTGAATTTAGTGATGAAGATATTCAACAG ATTGTCTCAACAAATTTAGTCGGATCTATCCTTTGTACTCGAGAAGCCATGCGTATTATGAGAAACCAGGTCAAGGCAGGTCACATATTTAATATGGATGGTGCAGGTTCTGGGGGAACTAGCACTCCTCTGACAGCTGT ATATGGTTCTACAAAGTGCGGCCTTAGGCAATTTCAAGGATCACTATTGAAGGAATGCAAgcgatcaaaagtcggtgttCATACAGCATCTCCAGGCATGGTTCTTACGGATCTGCTTTTAAG TGGCTCAACTGTCCAAAACAGGCAAATGTTTAACATCATATGTGAGCTTCCTGAAACTGTTGCTAGAACATTAGTTCCAAGGATGCGGGTTGTCAAGGGAACTGGCAAGGCCATCAATTACTTGACTCCTCCGAGAATCTTACTTGCTTTGGTCACTGCCTGGTTACGAAGGGGTCGTTGGTTTGATGCTCAG GGGAGAGCATTGTATGCAGCAGAAGCAGACCGGCTTCGTAACTGGGCTGAAAATCGCGCCCGGTTCTCGATCAATGATGCAATGGAAATGTACACAGAGGACACATGGCTGTCAGTCTTCTCACTTTCAGTTGTTTGTGCCTTCATAATCCTCTCCAGCACTGGCAACAACTTGCCAGGAACTTGA
- the LOC130738966 gene encoding uncharacterized protein LOC130738966: MNRTQDQRSRPAKPATIHAYALSGDLVGLQRLLRDNPSLLNERNPVMAQTPLHVSAGHNRADIVKFLLDWQGPDKVEMEAKNMYGETPLHMAAKNGCSDTARLLLAHGAVVEARANNGMTPLHLAVWYSLRAEEDISAVKTLLEYNADCSAKDDEGMTPLNHLSQGPGTEKLRELLHWHLDEQRKKRAIKACSETKSKMDELEKELTNIVGLNDLKVQLRKWAKGMLLDERRRALGLHVGTRRPPHMAFLGNPGTGKTMVARILGRLLHMVGILPTDNVTEVQRTDLVGEFVGHTGPKTRRKIKEAEGGILFVDEAYRLIPMQKSDDKDYGLEALEEIMSIMDSGKIVVIFAGYSEPMKRVIASNEGFCRRVTKFFQFNDFNSEELAQILHIKMSNLAKDSLLYGFRLHPSCNLKAIAELIERETTEKQRKETNGGLIDTMLVNARENLDLRLSFECIDTEELLTITLEDLEAGLHLLSH; this comes from the exons ATGAACAGGACTCAGGATCAAAGGTCAAGGCCTGCTAAGCCCGCCACCATTCATGCCTATGCTCTTTCTGGGGACCTTGTTGGACTCCAGAGGCTACTTCGGGATAACCCTTCTCTTCTCAATGAGAGAAACCCTGTT ATGGCACAGACACCACTTCATGTTTCTGCCGGTCACAATAGGGCTGACATAGTTAAGTTTCTTCTTGATTGGCAAGGACCAGATAAGGTTGAGATGGAGGCCAAGAATATG TATGGAGAAACTCCTTTGCACATGGCAGCAAAAAATGGATGTAGTGATACTGCACGGTTACTTCTTGCTCATGGTGCTGTTGTTGAAGCAAGAgcaaat AATGGTATGACACCTTTACACCTTGCTGTGTGGTACTCGCTACGAGCAGAAGAAGATATCTCGGCAGTGAAAACATTGCTCGAATACAATGCTGATTGCAGTGCTAAGGATGAT GAGGGGATGACTCCTTTAAATCATCTTTCCCAAGGCCCTGGAACTGAGAAGCTCAGGGAATTATTACACTGGCATCTTGATGAGCAGAGGAAGAAACGAGCCATTAAAGCCTGCAGTGAAACAAAATCTAAAATGGATGAGCTCGAAAAGGAACTAACTAACATTGTGGGTCTTAATGATCTAAAAGTACAGCTACGCAAGTGGGCAAAGGGCATGCTTTTGGATGAGAGGCGCAGAGCTCTTGGTCTGCATGTTGGCACAAGAAGACCCCCTCACATGGCCTTTCTTGGAAATCCTGGAACAG GTAAAACTATGGTAGCAAGGATCCTTGGAAGATTACTCCACATGGTGGGAATTCTACCTACTGATAACGTGACAGAAGTGCAGCGAACTGATTTAGTTGGTGAATTTGTTGGTCACACTGGTCCTAAAACCAGGCGAAAG ATCAAGGAAGCAGAGGGGGGGATTCTTTTCGTCGATGAAGCTTATAGACTGATACCGATGCAGAAGAGTGATGATAAGGACTACGGGTTGGAAGCCTTAGAGGAGATTATGTCTATCATGGACAGTGGAAAAATTGTTGTAATATTTGCTGGGTACAGTGAACCAATGAAACGAGTAATTGCTTCTAATGAAGGTTTCTGTAGAAGGGTCACCAAGTTTTTCCAAtttaatgatttcaattcagaagAACTTGCACAAATCCTTCACATCAAGATGAGTAACTTAGCAAAAGATAGTTTGCTCTATGGATTTAGGTTGCATCCCTCTTGCAACCTAAAAGCTATAGCAGAATTGATAGAAAGGGAAACAACAGAGAAGCAGCGTAAGGAGACAAATGGCGGTTTGATAGATACCATGTTGGTTAATGCCAGGGAAAATTTGGATTTGAGGCTTAGCTTTGAGTGCATAGATACAGAAGAACTTCTTACCATCACACTGGAAGATTTAGAAGCAGGTCTTCacctactatcacattaa
- the LOC130736898 gene encoding uncharacterized protein LOC130736898: MALRDGLRVAWEQGCRRLICESDCLELVRNLANVDWVSMHSHGGILREIRDMMGWSWKIDISWIAIEGNMVADWLAKRGSSLVSSGIHELALPPPELKILLLKDSLGVS, from the coding sequence ATGGCGCTTCGGGATGGTCTCAGAGTTGCTTGGGAGCAGGGTTGTCGTCGCCTGATTTGCGAATCGGATTGCCTTGAGCTGGTTCGTAACCTGGCCAATGTGGATTGGGTGAGTATGCATAGTCATGGTGGTATTCTCAGGGAGATTAGAGACATGATGGGTTGGAGCTGGAAAATAGATATTTCGTGGATTGCCATAGAAGGGAACATGGTGGCGGATTGGCTAGCGAAGCGGGGGTCCTCTCTTGTGTCGTCAGGGATCCATGAGCTAGCGTTGCCTCCCCCAGAGTTGAAAATCCTTCTCTTGAAGGATTCCCTTGGTGTTTCTTAG
- the LOC130738967 gene encoding probable chlorophyll(ide) b reductase NYC1, chloroplastic isoform X1 — protein MATVVKLHVFPESFNIHGKRLLRRGFGSSSSPGVLGLGHNFDGFSVKQCRAFKSEESEGLKEKKIRTLKKNEVKIRRESGFWSSLNSVLLRNFMGGSKSEDEFHQAMVKVEEVLSSASYFFCCTCNCSINFVVLNFELVFNCVFSIGENKIAVQIGRYIVTMMSTGVILAIGFQMSGGDNQMDALIWYSWLGGVIIGTMIGANMVLEEHCRAGPRNVVITGSTRGLGKALAREFLLSGDRVIVTSRSPESVEATVKELEENLKEGIASAVGSTLTKLSQAKVVGIACDVCEPRDVQRLANFAVNELGYIDIWINNAGANKGFRPLLEFSDEDIQQIVSTNLVGSILCTREAMRIMRNQVKAGHIFNMDGAGSGGTSTPLTAVYGSTKCGLRQFQGSLLKECKRSKVGVHTASPGMVLTDLLLSGSTVQNRQMFNIICELPETVARTLVPRMRVVKGTGKAINYLTPPRILLALVTAWLRRGRWFDAQGRALYAAEADRLRNWAENRARFSINDAMEMYTEDTWLSVFSLSVVCAFIILSSTGNNLPGT, from the exons ATGGCTACTGTTGTGAAGCTCCATGTTTTTCCAGAAAGTTTCAATATTCATGGGAAGAGGTTGCTTAGGAGGGGTTTTGGGTCATCAAGTTCTCCTGGGGTGCTTGGTTTAGGCCATAATTTTGATGGGTTTTCTGTGAAACAGTGTAGGGCCTTTAAGAGTGAGGAGAGTGAGGGTTTGAAGGAGAAAAAGATTCGaactttgaagaaaaatgagGTGAAAATTAGAAGGGAAAGTGGGTTTTGGAGTTCACTCAACTCTGTCTTGTTGAGGAATTTCATGGGGGGTTCTAAATCTGAGGATGAGTTTCATCAAGCTATGGTGAAAGTGGAGGAAGTGTTATCTTCGGCAAGTTACTTTTTCTGCTGTACCTGTAACTGTTCTATCAATTTTGTTGTGTTGAATTTTGAATTAGTATTTAACTGTGTTTTTTCAATTGGTGAAAACAAGATTGCTGTTCAAATTGGAAGATATATTGTGACCATGATGAGCACTGGGGTTattcttgcaattggatttcaGATGTCAG GTGGAGACAATCAGATGGATGCATTGATATGGTATAGCTGGCTTGGAGGAGTTATCATTGGGACAATGATTGGTGCTAACATGGTCTTGGAGGAACATTGCCGTGCTGGTCCACGTAATGTTGTCATCACAGGGAG TACAAGGGGATTGGGCAAGGCCCTGGCTCGGGAATTTCTTCTTTCTGGAGACCGTGTAATAGTTACCTCTCGCAG CCCTGAATCTGTGGAAGCAACTGTGAAAGAGCTTGAGGAAAATCTGAAGGAAGGAATTGCCAGTGCAGTTGGCTCAACTCTAACAAAACTTTCTCAGGCAAAGGTGGTAGGCATTGCTTGTGATGTCTGCGAGCCTCGTGATGTGCAGAGATTGGCGAACTTTGCTGTCAATGAGCTTGGTTATATTGACATTTGG ATTAACAATGCTGGGGCAAATAAAGGTTTTAGACCGCTGCTTGAATTTAGTGATGAAGATATTCAACAG ATTGTCTCAACAAATTTAGTCGGATCTATCCTTTGTACTCGAGAAGCCATGCGTATTATGAGAAACCAGGTCAAGGCAGGTCACATATTTAATATGGATGGTGCAGGTTCTGGGGGAACTAGCACTCCTCTGACAGCTGT ATATGGTTCTACAAAGTGCGGCCTTAGGCAATTTCAAGGATCACTATTGAAGGAATGCAAgcgatcaaaagtcggtgttCATACAGCATCTCCAGGCATGGTTCTTACGGATCTGCTTTTAAG TGGCTCAACTGTCCAAAACAGGCAAATGTTTAACATCATATGTGAGCTTCCTGAAACTGTTGCTAGAACATTAGTTCCAAGGATGCGGGTTGTCAAGGGAACTGGCAAGGCCATCAATTACTTGACTCCTCCGAGAATCTTACTTGCTTTGGTCACTGCCTGGTTACGAAGGGGTCGTTGGTTTGATGCTCAG GGGAGAGCATTGTATGCAGCAGAAGCAGACCGGCTTCGTAACTGGGCTGAAAATCGCGCCCGGTTCTCGATCAATGATGCAATGGAAATGTACACAGAGGACACATGGCTGTCAGTCTTCTCACTTTCAGTTGTTTGTGCCTTCATAATCCTCTCCAGCACTGGCAACAACTTGCCAGGAACTTGA